The Priestia aryabhattai genome includes a window with the following:
- a CDS encoding amidohydrolase: protein MKTILLKNATLYPITSKPIYNSDVLIQGGKIVLIGPNLQPPLQVEVIDCKQRYLFPGFIDVHTHLGLYDEGTGWAGNDANETIEPMTPHIRAFDSVHPLDPGFKDAIEAGITSVHIMPGSANVIGGTTSVIKTAGTSISQMLIQETAGLKIALGENPKRIHSHGNKESITRMGIMGMLREAFYHAKSNDNKDDLRIKPLIQALNRAIPVRIHAHRADDILSALRLADEFHLDVRIEHCTEGHLIAKELGGRNLKVSVGPTLTRRSKVELKNKTWKTYQALCNEGVEVSITTDHPYTPIQYLNICASIAVREGFEEQKALEGITIAAARNLRIDHRIGSIEAGKDADLVLWSHHPFHYLAKPIFTMIDGKILFKKN, encoded by the coding sequence ATGAAAACCATTCTCTTGAAAAATGCAACGCTCTATCCTATTACGTCAAAACCTATTTATAATAGTGATGTGCTCATTCAAGGTGGAAAAATTGTTTTAATTGGACCAAACTTGCAGCCTCCTCTTCAAGTAGAAGTCATTGACTGCAAACAGCGTTATTTATTCCCTGGATTTATTGATGTTCATACACATCTAGGATTATATGATGAAGGAACCGGCTGGGCCGGGAATGATGCTAACGAAACAATCGAGCCTATGACTCCCCATATCCGAGCTTTTGACAGTGTACATCCTTTAGATCCTGGGTTTAAAGATGCCATTGAAGCGGGTATTACGTCTGTACACATTATGCCGGGAAGTGCAAATGTGATTGGAGGTACAACATCCGTTATTAAAACAGCCGGAACAAGTATTTCTCAAATGTTGATTCAAGAGACAGCTGGACTTAAGATTGCGCTAGGAGAAAATCCAAAACGAATTCACAGCCATGGCAATAAAGAATCAATTACACGAATGGGTATTATGGGCATGCTGAGAGAAGCCTTTTATCATGCAAAAAGCAATGACAATAAAGATGATTTGCGAATCAAACCGCTCATTCAAGCCCTGAATAGAGCGATTCCAGTTCGAATTCATGCTCACCGAGCCGATGACATTCTATCAGCTCTGCGCTTAGCAGATGAATTTCATTTAGACGTTCGTATTGAACACTGTACAGAAGGCCATTTAATTGCTAAAGAGCTGGGTGGAAGAAATTTAAAAGTAAGCGTGGGACCAACTTTAACACGCCGCTCAAAAGTTGAATTGAAGAATAAAACGTGGAAAACCTATCAAGCTCTCTGCAATGAAGGAGTAGAAGTTTCCATTACAACAGACCACCCTTATACACCCATTCAGTACTTAAATATTTGTGCATCCATTGCCGTACGTGAAGGATTCGAAGAGCAAAAAGCATTGGAAGGCATCACGATTGCTGCTGCTCGGAATCTCCGTATCGATCATCGAATCGGCAGTATCGAAGCAGGAAAAGACGCTGATTTAGTGCTATGGAGCCATCATCCCTTTCACTACTTAGCAAAGCCCATTTTCACCATGATAGATGGTAAAATATTATTTAAAAAAAATTAA
- a CDS encoding TIGR01777 family oxidoreductase has product MKIVIAGGTGFVGKALTKHFLTQKHYVYILTRNADKAARDPKLKYVEWMQENSQPEEQIEGADVFINLAGVSLNSGRWTDERKKAIVESRLSSTQEILRIMAALPEKPSLYVNASAVGYYGTSTKKTFTEASPSIGTDFLAKTVKKWENEALKAMELNIRTVLTRFGVILGKDGGALLSTALPYKLFAGGTVGSGEQWMSWVHLQDVVKIIDYCIHTEQIEGPVNVTAPNPVQMKEFGKTIGKVLNRPHWMPVPSFGLQLLMGEMSMIILKGQRVLPEKLIQQNYIFTYTVLEDALRDLL; this is encoded by the coding sequence ATGAAAATTGTTATTGCTGGAGGAACTGGATTCGTAGGTAAAGCTTTAACAAAACATTTCTTAACACAAAAACATTATGTATATATTTTAACACGCAATGCAGATAAAGCCGCAAGAGATCCGAAACTTAAATATGTAGAGTGGATGCAAGAAAATAGCCAACCTGAAGAGCAAATAGAAGGAGCAGACGTTTTTATCAATTTAGCTGGCGTTTCACTTAACAGCGGCCGCTGGACGGACGAGCGCAAAAAAGCTATCGTGGAAAGTCGCCTTTCTTCTACTCAAGAAATCCTTCGCATTATGGCTGCCTTACCCGAAAAACCATCCCTTTACGTAAATGCAAGCGCTGTTGGTTATTACGGGACATCAACTAAAAAAACGTTCACAGAAGCTTCTCCATCCATCGGTACAGACTTTTTAGCTAAAACGGTAAAAAAGTGGGAAAACGAAGCGCTAAAAGCTATGGAACTCAATATTCGTACTGTCTTAACAAGATTCGGCGTTATATTAGGTAAAGATGGCGGCGCACTTCTTTCTACTGCCCTTCCTTATAAATTATTTGCAGGAGGAACAGTCGGTTCCGGAGAGCAGTGGATGTCTTGGGTGCATCTTCAAGACGTCGTCAAAATTATTGATTATTGTATTCATACCGAACAAATAGAGGGACCTGTTAATGTAACTGCCCCAAATCCCGTTCAAATGAAAGAGTTTGGAAAGACGATTGGAAAAGTATTGAATCGCCCTCACTGGATGCCCGTACCTAGCTTTGGCCTTCAGCTGCTGATGGGAGAAATGAGCATGATTATTTTAAAAGGACAGCGCGTTTTACCTGAAAAATTGATTCAACAGAATTACATTTTTACATATACTGTATTAGAAGATGCCTTGCGAGATTTGCTCTAG
- the recX gene encoding recombination regulator RecX, whose translation MPVVTKITTQKNSGERYNVYLDYGKGEEFGFGVDENVLIKYGLKKGRELDEFELTEIQYADDEKKAYNLAITYLSYRMRSEKEVHDYLKKKEINSTIIQQVIQKLVSHRYLNDEEFAKAFVLTQMNTTPKGPNVIQRELKEKGISDSIITLSLCEYPEEQQIQTAVKLIEKLKGKYKKLSQVMMKQKMEQALAVKGYSFSIIQEAFQRTDTEKESDEVWEALQYQGMKAHRRFSKYEGWEYQQKMKQALYRKGFSIDQIESFLASMEEE comes from the coding sequence ATGCCTGTTGTCACAAAGATCACAACGCAAAAGAATAGCGGTGAACGTTATAATGTGTATTTAGATTACGGTAAAGGTGAAGAGTTTGGCTTTGGTGTTGACGAAAATGTCCTCATCAAATACGGCTTAAAAAAAGGTCGTGAGCTTGATGAGTTTGAATTAACGGAAATTCAGTACGCAGATGATGAGAAAAAAGCTTATAATTTAGCGATCACTTACTTATCTTATCGAATGCGCTCTGAAAAAGAGGTACATGATTATTTAAAGAAAAAAGAAATTAACTCTACTATTATTCAACAAGTTATTCAGAAATTAGTGAGCCACCGTTATTTAAATGATGAAGAGTTTGCGAAAGCATTTGTGTTAACTCAGATGAATACGACACCAAAAGGACCAAATGTGATTCAAAGAGAATTAAAAGAAAAGGGGATTTCTGACTCCATTATTACCCTTAGTTTATGTGAATACCCTGAAGAACAGCAAATTCAAACTGCTGTGAAATTAATTGAAAAGTTAAAAGGGAAATACAAGAAATTATCTCAAGTGATGATGAAACAAAAAATGGAACAAGCATTGGCAGTGAAGGGCTATTCTTTTTCTATTATTCAAGAAGCGTTTCAGCGCACGGACACAGAAAAAGAAAGTGATGAGGTTTGGGAAGCTCTGCAATATCAAGGGATGAAAGCTCATCGTCGTTTTTCAAAATATGAAGGCTGGGAGTATCAGCAAAAAATGAAGCAGGCTCTTTATAGAAAAGGGTTCTCTATTGACCAAATTGAATCATTTTTAGCTTCTATGGAAGAGGAATAA
- a CDS encoding SDR family NAD(P)-dependent oxidoreductase has protein sequence MKTVLITGGATGLGKELAKLYAKDYNVILAGRNQQKLNEAQHELGDNVYTMPVDITKYEEVGKSVEKLLMQHSVDILINNAGIGHFGPLTDYTKQAIDEVIDTNVKGTIFLTQALMPHLLTRPEPKVMNIISTAGLRGKANESVYVASKFGVRGFTESLKVEYQDTNLHMIAAYMGGMNTPFWDHNNHIKDKSRLRSALEIAEIIYKQQNDSEDILF, from the coding sequence ATGAAAACAGTGCTAATCACAGGCGGTGCGACGGGTCTTGGAAAAGAACTCGCAAAACTTTACGCAAAAGACTACAACGTCATTCTAGCTGGACGTAATCAACAGAAATTAAATGAGGCGCAGCATGAGCTAGGAGATAACGTATATACGATGCCTGTAGATATTACAAAGTACGAAGAAGTAGGAAAATCTGTAGAAAAACTGCTGATGCAGCATTCAGTAGATATCCTCATCAATAATGCAGGCATTGGGCATTTTGGTCCGTTGACGGATTATACAAAACAAGCTATCGATGAAGTCATCGATACAAATGTAAAAGGAACTATTTTTTTAACACAAGCGCTTATGCCTCATCTCTTGACGAGACCTGAACCTAAAGTTATGAATATCATTTCAACTGCAGGACTTCGCGGGAAAGCTAATGAAAGCGTCTATGTGGCAAGTAAATTTGGCGTAAGGGGATTTACAGAAAGTTTAAAAGTGGAGTATCAAGATACCAACCTTCATATGATTGCAGCTTATATGGGCGGCATGAATACTCCTTTTTGGGATCACAACAACCATATTAAAGATAAAAGCCGATTGCGCTCAGCTTTAGAAATTGCTGAGATTATTTATAAACAGCAGAATGACTCAGAAGATATTTTGTTTTAA
- a CDS encoding YfhH family protein, which translates to MSEKRYSDMTTYELQQEIGSLQEKARKAEQLGMVNEYAVLERKVTMARSYLLDPETFKAGEVYEIQGDPGSYFKIDYMNGVFAWGFRLGAPQKEEALPISMLKK; encoded by the coding sequence ATGTCTGAAAAACGTTACAGCGATATGACGACGTATGAACTTCAACAAGAAATTGGGTCTCTTCAAGAAAAAGCACGAAAAGCTGAACAGCTTGGCATGGTCAATGAGTATGCAGTATTAGAAAGAAAAGTAACAATGGCTAGATCGTATTTATTGGATCCCGAAACGTTTAAAGCAGGGGAAGTATATGAAATTCAAGGAGATCCGGGTTCGTATTTTAAAATTGATTATATGAACGGAGTTTTTGCATGGGGGTTTAGGCTTGGTGCACCGCAAAAAGAAGAGGCATTACCTATTTCCATGTTGAAAAAATAA
- a CDS encoding small, acid-soluble spore protein K, whose translation MRNKAKDFPNQHGNKFEGEPRAKAEYASKRANGTINTHPQERMHASNEREE comes from the coding sequence ATGCGCAATAAAGCAAAAGATTTTCCAAACCAACATGGTAATAAGTTTGAGGGCGAACCTCGAGCAAAAGCTGAGTACGCTTCAAAACGTGCAAATGGAACAATTAACACGCACCCTCAAGAACGTATGCATGCTTCTAATGAGCGCGAAGAATAA
- a CDS encoding YfhJ family protein — protein sequence MNDIFERLTNQLLNKNSSLSYAQARTWVELFWEDFESSYAKAGYDYKGKEATEKVVTMYINSYGDKLHEIAVKNPKYQHLLNNDDYLKH from the coding sequence ATGAACGATATATTTGAAAGATTAACGAATCAGCTATTAAATAAAAACAGTTCGCTCTCATACGCTCAAGCGCGCACGTGGGTTGAACTTTTCTGGGAAGATTTTGAGTCATCTTACGCAAAAGCCGGATATGATTATAAAGGTAAAGAAGCGACGGAAAAGGTTGTTACGATGTATATCAACAGCTACGGTGACAAACTTCATGAAATCGCGGTTAAAAACCCTAAATATCAGCATTTATTAAATAACGATGACTATTTAAAACATTAA
- a CDS encoding metal-dependent hydrolase, with product MDTGTHIAMGIALGGLATLDPTVSANTATLDAVMIGVMAGSLAPDLDTVLKLRNNAQYIRNHRGITHSIPAVILWPLLIVLILSLLLPGANLLHLWMWTFAGVIIHVFVDIFNAYGTQALRPFTNKWIALGVINTFDYVIFSAHVLAILIWFVGAEPGPTFITLYVLLAFYYGLRFYMRHQIAKKLRKQFPDVIKLNISPTLRFTHWHLAVTTEKYFHVGRAIGEEIFIYDTFDKVPIPESAVIEVAKKDENLSAFLSFSPIYRWELDEYNDHIEVRFIDLRYRSKDYYPFVAVVQLDYNLNIICSYTGWIFSEKKLRKKLDYLPH from the coding sequence CGCTCTAGGCGGCCTTGCAACATTAGACCCCACTGTATCTGCGAATACAGCCACATTGGATGCTGTAATGATTGGCGTAATGGCCGGGTCATTAGCACCTGATTTAGACACTGTTTTAAAGCTGCGAAACAATGCACAGTATATCCGCAATCACCGTGGAATTACACATTCTATCCCAGCCGTTATTTTATGGCCTTTGCTTATCGTGCTCATTCTTTCGCTTCTGCTGCCAGGAGCTAACTTACTGCATCTATGGATGTGGACCTTTGCAGGCGTCATTATTCACGTTTTTGTTGATATCTTTAACGCTTATGGCACGCAGGCTTTACGGCCTTTTACAAATAAATGGATTGCGCTTGGCGTAATCAACACGTTTGATTACGTGATTTTCTCAGCTCACGTACTTGCGATTCTAATCTGGTTTGTTGGAGCAGAGCCGGGACCAACATTCATTACGCTGTATGTGTTATTGGCGTTTTACTATGGATTGCGCTTTTATATGCGCCACCAAATCGCCAAGAAGCTTCGAAAACAGTTTCCTGATGTCATCAAGCTCAATATCTCTCCTACGCTGCGTTTCACTCACTGGCATTTAGCTGTGACGACCGAAAAGTATTTTCATGTAGGAAGAGCAATCGGAGAAGAAATTTTTATTTATGATACGTTTGATAAAGTTCCAATCCCCGAATCAGCCGTAATTGAAGTAGCGAAAAAAGATGAAAATTTATCTGCTTTTCTTTCATTTTCACCTATTTATAGATGGGAGCTGGACGAATATAACGACCACATTGAAGTGCGCTTTATTGATTTACGCTACCGCAGCAAGGACTACTATCCATTTGTAGCCGTAGTCCAGCTTGATTACAATTTAAATATCATTTGTTCGTACACAGGTTGGATTTTCAGTGAGAAAAAATTGCGTAAAAAGCTTGATTATCTCCCGCACTAA